One Chaetodon auriga isolate fChaAug3 chromosome 14, fChaAug3.hap1, whole genome shotgun sequence genomic window carries:
- the rpl13a gene encoding large ribosomal subunit protein uL13, whose product MSSLPPAPAFYHEQPRLSFFSHIMADRFNKVLLLDGRGHLLGRLAAIVAKQVLLGHKVVVVRCEGINISGNFYRNKLKYLAFLRKRMNTNPSRGPYHFRAPSRIFWRTVRGMLPHKTKRGQAALERLKVFDGIPPPYDKRKRMVVPAALKIVRLKPTRKFALLGRLAHEVGWKYQAITATLEEKRKEKAKLRYAKKKTVNKLTKQAEKNVEAKIAKYTDVLKQYGVLV is encoded by the exons ATGTCGTCACTTCCGCCTGCCCCTGCCTTTTACCACGAGCAACCccgtctgtctttcttttcgCACATCATGGCGGACCGGTTCAATAAG GTTCTGCTGCTTGATGGCAGGGGCCACCTACTCGGCCGGCTTGCTGCCATTGTGGCTAAACAGGTTTTGCTGG gacataaagtggtggtggtgagaTGCGAGGGCATCAACATCTCTGGCAACTTTTACCGCAACAAGC TGAAGTACCTGGCTTTCCTGCGCAAGAGGATGAACACCAACCCCTCTCGTGGACCCTACCACTTCAGAGCTCCCAGCAGGATCTTCTGGAGGACCGTCAGGG GCATGCTGCCCCACAAAACCAAGAGAGGCCAGGCTGCTCTTGAGAGGCTGAAGGTGTTCGACGGTATCCCCCCACCTTATGACAAG AGGAAGCGCATGGTTGTTCCAGCTGCTCTTAAGATTGTGCGTCTGAAGCCCACTCGCAAG TTCGCCCTCCTTGGGCGTCTGGCTCATGAGGTTGGCTGGAAGTACCAGGCCATCACAGCTACcctggaagagaagagaaaggagaaggcCAAGCTCCGCTACGCCAAGAAAAAGACAGTGAACAAGCTGACCAAGCAGGCAGAAAAGAACGTTGAGGCCAAGATTGCAAAATACACAGACGTTCTGAAACAATATGGAGTCCTTGTCTGA
- the atp5if1b gene encoding ATPase inhibitor B, mitochondrial codes for MAPSCGVFEDKGKFGCHCQCCFHVRESNMARFLRPNIRSFVTSQLRMSSDQLGELGKGAGKGGGGGGSIREAGGAMGKKQAAEEEMYFKRKEQEQLAALKQHHQEEIDHHKKEIERLQREIDRHKGKIRKLKHDD; via the exons ATGGCGCCGTCCTGTGGCGTATTTGAGGACAAGGGCAAATTCggctgtcactgtcagtgttgttttcacgTGCGAGAATCAAACATGGCGAGGTTTTTGAGGCCTAACATCAGGAGTTTTGTCACCTCACAGCTGAGAATGTCATCCGACCAG ctgggtgAGCTGGGTAAAGGTGCAGGAAAAGGTGGCGGCGGTGGAGGGTCCATCAGAGAGGCAGGTGGAGCCATGGGGAAGAAGcaggctgctgaggaggagatgtacttcaa GCGTAAAGAGCAGGAGCAGCTGGCTGCACTGAAGCAGCATCACCAGGAGGAAATTGACCACCACAAAAAGGAGATTGAACGTCTGCAGCGTGAGATTGACCGCCACAAGGGAAAGATCAGGAAGCTGAAGCATGATgactga